In Trichoplusia ni isolate ovarian cell line Hi5 chromosome 10, tn1, whole genome shotgun sequence, the genomic window AATCCTAGTGTGGCAGCCCTACATCTTGGTTTTAAGCTTTCCATtgcaatcataaaaaaaatagttgctGACTTTGATAAATGCAAGCTTTGGTAATGTTAGGtttattctttatttgtaaCTTTTGAACGGActgtaaaagtaaattatataacCATTACCTGTGCCATATTAGCAAAGCCGTACATCCAAAGATTCCAAAAACTAGGTACGGGCCTATGCAATTTTGTCAAAGAAAATCTCTTAAAAAGGTGGTCCATCTTTGGGCTCAAAGTAAGAGAAAACATAATGCTAGAACCAAACAAAAGGGAAGATACTTCAAAAGTTATGTATAACACGCCTTAACCAATCATAATAAGGCCCATAATAATGTCGTGTAATAAATTTACGTAGTGATAACGATATAAAGTTATAAGTTGGTGTGGGGCAATTTGTTAAGCTAATGGAAGCACTGTGAAAGATCGTGGTCACGGGGGTCGGCATCCATTTCGAGCCGGACACTTAAATAATGGTGGTGTGGATCATAACTATGTAGTACTAGATTCTAGAGGATCGTGGAAGATTTTTTACGATGTAAGAACCATTCAGAGAGAAATTTAGAAACGATGCTTAATGTATAAATACCCTTCTCGAATGGAATTTCTTTTTCGAAGCATTCGTCTCCTTTGCATATCTGAATCATCGTCGAAATTCTTCgatattaaatcctttttatttACCATACGTACCaagtttttcatttttagaACATCACTGTCGACAAATTTAAGCTATAATTTGAAAACAacttttttaccatttttttccGTACAATCAGTCTGTTTTCTAGATTAAGGTCACGGAATTTGGCCCTCACTCATAATGGCGCATTAGGGAGATAAAAAGTAGGTCTCACACCTACTTCCCATCTCCGTTGATATTAatcataaattacttaaaaaggcGATGACACTTTTAAGGGTAAATACGTCGTTAGGTTTTAGTGGCAGAAGAGATTCTGCCAAAACAATTTTCAGCCTCCAGCGCTAAGTATTCTAAacgaaaaatatgatttaacatttattatacaaaatagaaGTATTAAAggtttaattcataaataaattgtattttctatttaaaattttgaatagcGTAAAGAAGCGTATGCTTAACAACAGAACAGAAttcataatgaaaaaaatgctgcttaattaataaaaacaacattaaccTTATCCAAAACAGACGACAACATTcatataacaataacaaaacaaaataataattcaacattatttttctgcataaacttaatcaaaaattaattttattcaataaatatttcgcTTCAGTAGCTGTTAAAGTAAAATGATACCTATTTCCTCAGCTATAAGATCGTCTTTTAGCAAATGCGACGCTGAGACTTCGTGACGAATGTCGGGAACTGTGCGAGTGATGTGTCCTGTGCGTGTCAATGGACTTGCCAGAACGAATGGAGTGTAGTGAACGAATCTCATCCTTCCCTTCAGCTTTTGCGAGAGATTCGAAACTGCTATCGATATTAGCTTTCTGCGGCCTTTTCACAGGTTTGATATTGCCACTGAACTTCAAAGCGAATTTCAACTCTTCCACTAGCTCGTATTTGAATGTTGTCTGTAAGAAATTCGAAAAAGTGATTATGTATGAAGACTATACATATTACATACGAACATATAACTTCGAAGTCGTTACTAAAAGATTCGTGTTACAATGTTTTAACAAATGATAGTCGACATTAAGTACATGTTTTAAACTTAGTAAGAAATGAAAAACGAAGGAGATGTGGTTCTAAATATCCAATATGAGTCAggcatattaaaatttatcataaAACCTAGGATTTGAGAACATTATCCTTTTTACGTCTAACCATGTGATTATTCAGTGCCTACAAATATTCGAGAGCACTGAAAGTAAATAGTTTCTGTTTCATAAACTCATTCGTTGAAcaataaagttgtattgaaCGTGCAAACACATGTTAGTGTCGAACGCGAGTGCATGTTTACGATTTTAACGATACTGTAGTGTCGAATAATTAAAGGATATCGACGTCCACGGGTAATTGGGTCGCTGTAGTTCAATGGAATTATGTGAAGCCAGTTTTTGTTACAAACAGAAAGGATCGAAtcgaaaaatgtattaaataaatatcgaaatTAATGTAAACTATTTAGGAGTTCAGCGACAAGTGAAGATATCCAattgtaacttaatttaaaattaataaatgtatatatttataactgaTTAAAGTCCTATTTTTTTAGGAGGTTACGAAAAGATGAtttgctttttcttttgtatCATAGTTAATCTCGAAGCGAAGATAATGTAGTAGCAGTTTATGTTTGCgccagtaaaatatttttttttgacatactAGTATTTTAAGGTAGATAATATAACCACAGATATCACTAAACATACAATTACTGTAACAGAATTTCTATTGCGACAGCGTTTGTCAGTTGTGCAGCAATTTGCGGGAATTAACATGCACTGTGAAGTGTTCTTGGGTTTTGTCGGAGACTGCAGTTTAATCAGTGCGGCGACAAACACTTGTGGAGGAGAAATGCGGACTAGTGGTAAGCCTTTGACAAATCTTACCAAAAGTTTTCTTACAATGTTGTTTAGATAATTAAGCGTAATTGTTGCTGAAATGTAGAGTGCGTAGACGAGTGATGTTTCGGTTATTGATTATGATGATTAGAATTGAtgatatgatataaatattttaaatgtagatttgtatttttttttgacaagatGGAGTTTTTAGCTTTGGCAGTTAGAACACATAGACTGGAACTCTATCAACAAGTAAGTAAGTGTTTATAAGAGGTTCAAATTTTTACTGATATGTTtagaatcgaaaatattttgatgttttaatctGTCATTTTTACTAATAGAAATATCAAGAGACAGTCATAATAAATGAATGTTCTTAAATTATCTTAAAGGCTTTAAAAGCTCTTTTCTTAAGAGTGATCCGATATTGtttataacacaaaaagatacaatttaaatagtaaatgCTTACGCTATATTTAACGGATCGCTTGAAGACCCCCCATAGCATGTCTATGATGGATATGAACAATCCTATGAGGCAGCCGACGCCGAGCACCACGAAAGCTCCCAACATGTTTTTCATACCAAGTTGCTTTTGTTCTTCATCACGTTTTTCCtaaaaaagcaaaacatttttggtaaaatatgataaaaattgaaaaattatgtaaagAGTTTGGTTGGCTTTAGGTATATGTTTTTAAGTGCCAAAGTCAGAAAACCCAGCACGACTGCTGTTTCAATCATCTGTCATAGATATCATAGATGTTAGAGGCtagtgatgatgataatttaaaaaaaaattcttgatATAAatcattccaatttaaaaaaaataaaacaaaatattaaagtattttaggctatattgtttaatatagccgcgactccgattgggtccgacaCTAGTTTTGCTAGGCCAATAACAACGCGTGAACCGTCATACTCGTAGAATAAACCAATTATCACTTCacgaattaattaatgttaatttaagcTCTAAATCTAATATGTTGTATTAAGCTTAACAACAGATTGTTTACCCCACACTTCCCTCCGCCTCTTTTCTCTTTccaccaaatattttttaatttgtctatttCGCCACTCTCCTTGAGTTTCAGCAATGCATCGTCTATGTATCTTTTGTATGGTGATTCTGTAATAATTCAAACAAGAAGAAACACACTATTAACTTTCAATACCAgcaacatatttttctttttatattgatatagttttaaaaatctgaatatagctagtttaatttattgttagatctatactctatactctgtactaatatataaagctgaagagtttgtttgtttgtttgaacgcgctaatctctggaactactggtccaaattgaaaaattatttttgtgttgaatagaccattcatcgaagaaggctttaggctataaaccatcacgctgcgactaataggagcgaaggtacaaagggaaatgtgaaaaaaaataatgcagttataaatcataacttatatcttctacccacggggacgaagtcgcgggcaacagctagttaatgataaaataaaatataacaacgaTTTCAGCCGCATAGTCTTTGAAAATTGATGATTAGACTTAAAACGCTTTCACATACTTTTCTTCATTCCGATTCCATAACTTTTGGAGTCGAGCAACATTCCAATTTGAAGTAAGTCACAATGTCTTTCCTTATAATATTCTATTGAAGTTGATTCCATGAAAAATGCATACTGCTGGTTTTCAGCCCTGAAAAATGATAAATGGAGAacgtaaaaatgatttaaagacAGTTTggattaaaatactaattaaaaattaaactctattataaaaatactagcttttcgacCGCGGTTTCGCCCgggtcgaggtcggttatatcgcgtttccaagagaactcttcaaaaatccgggataaaaactatcctttgttctttctcaatgtcaactctatctctgtaccaaatttcattaaagtcagtatagtggtttagacgtgaaagcgtaacagacagacagacagagttactttcgcatttataattttagtagggaTGTACTAAATTACGAACCTCTGAACACCTATATCGTTATCCTTGACAAGCCAATTACGTGCCACCATCTTCTTATACATCTCTTGATAAATAGGATTTTCTGAATCCTGAAAAGGAATTACAAAGCTTTATTATTGcgaacataaaatattagttaatttCTCACTCAAAATTCTTTTTCTTCCATATATCCCAGTCTGACTTAGGGGCATCGTGCTGTCCAGGAgtctgggttgaggaggtcagatataggcagtcgcttcttgtaaaacactggtacttagctgaatccggttagactataagccgaacccaacataggaAAAAGACTAGGACAATGATATCCCTCTTAGCCGTCATCACCAAGTTTACCTCATTCTTGATCACCCGTCACCTTTCCTTTGTCTAATCAAATAGCCATCGATTAACCAATCTACGAATTCCGTAGCCATATTACTTACCTGAAAAAACTTGATAGTAGATCCTTGTTCCTTCGCGCCATACGAAATAGATTTATGGTTATAAAGTTCTTCGACTGTATTGAAGGGCAGAATGTTTTTCTCGACAGTTAGGAAAGCCACCAAGGTACCGACGTAGGAAGCTACCATCACCATAGTGAAGAACCACCACACACTGGTGATCATACGAGGAGCCAAGGCGCTacggaataaaataataaaaatatatactttggaTTACCTATATATCTGTAGTACAGTGTTGCTCAACCGAAAATGAcattaaattctattaaaataaggtCTACAATATTACTAAGCAAACCGTATAGCGAAGGCAACTTTTGATTTGGATTCGACTTTTATCTATAAATGATGCAGTGCCTGTTACTGGACTGTAGGTAACGAGGGAGTATAAGCTGACCATAATCAATTGACCCACTTAAAACTTAAGTTTGAATACTTGTGTATGAGTTTGtgtatacctacttacattgGAGCGATTTCAGAACCCTGCTGCATGACGGAACCAATAATAAGCCAGACTGAATTAGCGAAACTGAACTGGTTGCTCAATTCCTCTGGTGATTCTATGCAAGGTACCGGGTTTTGCCATTCCTTGTGCGAAATCCTGCCCACAAAGATCATAGTCCCACCTAAAGCCAGTTGAATCAGCATCATGTAATACCACacctgtaataaataaattttgatttagaaCTGGATCGAAGAAAAACAGATTTTGGCCGGATCGATCTCTTATGGCAATTGTATGAAGTGgcaaatgtaataataatgaaaccAAATTCGTAGGCTATATTATACGACACcaaaaacacgtataaaaaggAATTGGAAGAAATTGCATTTTGGCTGTTTTTTAATTGGAGCTA contains:
- the LOC113498066 gene encoding glutamate receptor ionotropic, kainate 2-like isoform X2, whose product is MGNKTYPYIATIRELSGNDYREVLIDAKHNGYTNFVVDCPSRNLEEVLLHAQQVGMMADEHSYIFISPDLFTLDMSRFRYGGVNMTGFRLVKLEDVENIRLWNFTYLFNQETGKALEAEELKTILLLIYDAVEVFAAAIKKVNVEAQQLSCANYDAWIYGSSLMNFMKTNKVEGLTRTLIFDGVGQRTDVTFDVLEITSAGNQTIGTWKKSELILDRPLVADAEITQESALRNKTLKVLISTTAPYGYLKDSHEKLEGNDRYEGFTIDLIDRLSDLLGFSYEFAVENNYGSKKEGKWNGMALQLMEDKADLAICDLTMTAERQSGIDFSTPFMTLGIGILYKEPSKQPPEMFSFMAVFSKEVWYYMMLIQLALGGTMIFVGRISHKEWQNPVPCIESPEELSNQFSFANSVWLIIGSVMQQGSEIAPIALAPRMITSVWWFFTMVMVASYVGTLVAFLTVEKNILPFNTVEELYNHKSISYGAKEQGSTIKFFQDSENPIYQEMYKKMVARNWLVKDNDIGVQRAENQQYAFFMESTSIEYYKERHCDLLQIGMLLDSKSYGIGMKKKSPYKRYIDDALLKLKESGEIDKLKNIWWKEKRGGGKCGEKRDEEQKQLGMKNMLGAFVVLGVGCLIGLFISIIDMLWGVFKRSVKYSTTFKYELVEELKFALKFSGNIKPVKRPQKANIDSSFESLAKAEGKDEIRSLHSIRSGKSIDTHRTHHSHSSRHSSRSLSVAFAKRRSYS